Proteins encoded within one genomic window of Alteribacter populi:
- a CDS encoding asparaginase, with product MNKPVKIEEYRNGILENVHECLIYAVDGSRNTVMKRGEPSHPIFYRSAMKPIQAIPAFQSNVIEQYGLNSNEAALFMGSHRGEEYHQETLIRLLEKLNVKENDFVCGHAYPLNEAAKHRFIAERKEKRKLFHNCSGKHLGLMAAARAYGYPIDGYEQLGHPIQQHILSILADLSEVAASDIASGKDGCGLPVHAVPLKNMALSYLKFVKPELISDTKTANAVSAVGQVMNKHPEMIAAHRFTCSTLLLDENIIAKGGAQGVYCFALKKERISFAIKVLSGSELVWSLLVAELLKKISYDNKGTIEALYELRPPIIYSDGNDVVGEVVVRI from the coding sequence ATGAACAAACCAGTAAAAATTGAGGAGTACCGCAATGGGATTTTAGAAAATGTTCACGAATGCCTTATTTATGCTGTGGATGGGTCACGAAACACAGTGATGAAGAGAGGTGAACCGTCGCATCCGATCTTTTACCGATCTGCAATGAAGCCGATTCAAGCGATTCCTGCCTTTCAGTCCAACGTAATCGAACAATATGGATTAAATTCAAATGAAGCTGCCTTGTTTATGGGTTCACATAGGGGTGAAGAGTATCATCAAGAGACGTTAATCCGTTTACTAGAAAAACTAAACGTAAAGGAAAACGACTTCGTTTGCGGCCATGCTTACCCTTTGAACGAAGCAGCAAAACACCGTTTTATAGCGGAGCGTAAAGAAAAAAGGAAGCTGTTCCATAATTGTTCCGGTAAGCATCTTGGTTTGATGGCAGCTGCGCGTGCATACGGTTATCCGATTGATGGATATGAACAGTTAGGTCACCCTATTCAACAACACATTTTATCAATCCTCGCTGACTTATCAGAAGTCGCCGCATCTGACATTGCTTCTGGAAAAGACGGGTGCGGGTTGCCAGTACACGCTGTGCCACTGAAAAATATGGCGCTCTCGTATTTGAAATTTGTAAAGCCGGAGCTCATTAGCGATACAAAAACGGCTAATGCGGTTTCAGCGGTTGGACAGGTCATGAACAAGCATCCAGAAATGATCGCTGCTCACCGATTTACTTGCTCAACGCTGCTGTTAGACGAAAATATAATTGCAAAAGGCGGTGCTCAAGGTGTTTACTGCTTTGCATTAAAAAAAGAAAGAATTAGTTTTGCTATTAAAGTATTAAGTGGATCAGAGCTCGTTTGGTCTTTATTAGTAGCTGAACTCTTAAAGAAAATCTCGTATGACAATAAAGGAACGATTGAAGCGTTATATGAATTACGTCCGCCTATTATTTATAGTGATGGTAATGATGTCGTGGGTGAGGTAGTTGTGAGGATTTAG
- a CDS encoding DUF3995 domain-containing protein, whose amino-acid sequence MATNKWFLYLGVTWTILFAGMSFYWAVGGMIGVRSLGGAVYEMSLNPTPSFVAIVWLTGFIKLLGVVLLMMLLIKWGNSRIQKALYLITRMTGLLLFLYGLLNFITIFLSTVGVLNFELDRYATFWRLVFWEPYWMIGGICYFFSIRKTRE is encoded by the coding sequence ATGGCAACCAATAAATGGTTCTTGTATTTAGGAGTGACATGGACAATTCTATTTGCTGGCATGAGCTTCTATTGGGCAGTGGGTGGGATGATTGGTGTTAGATCACTAGGGGGTGCAGTTTATGAAATGTCATTAAATCCAACGCCCTCGTTTGTAGCAATTGTTTGGTTGACTGGATTCATAAAATTGCTTGGGGTAGTATTACTCATGATGCTTTTAATCAAATGGGGAAATTCACGAATTCAAAAGGCGCTCTATCTCATAACAAGAATGACTGGATTATTACTGTTTTTATACGGATTACTCAATTTCATCACAATATTCTTAAGTACAGTCGGTGTTTTAAACTTTGAACTAGATAGATACGCTACCTTTTGGAGATTAGTATTTTGGGAGCCTTACTGGATGATTGGGGGTATATGTTACTTTTTTTCTATTAGAAAAACGAGAGAATGA
- a CDS encoding bifunctional metallophosphatase/5'-nucleotidase, giving the protein MKNKGWISSISAIGLASVLMVGCSDDENLSNDENEEPNEDVNENVDGEDHQDGESFSLNIFHTNDIHGRTDMFPQMITTLDEAKEEFGDGILLDAGDVFSGTLYFNEFRGQDAIEFMNMMEYDAFVPGNHEFDLGDPEDGHPELVEFIQAAKFPILAANMDFSADEGFDGMTGEGIHHEAEGGMIYDGIVLEHDGEQIGIFGLNTEDTVDISSPTDVAFNDYVEAAQEMVDQFEAEGINKIIALTHLGYDSDPSVGNDLLLAEQVEGIDVIIGGHSHTAVEAPTLVTENENGEEMEPTVVGQAGEYGQFIGVMNVTFDENGVVIDSAGELLATEDRDPDPDALEMLEPYTKEIEELQSEEAGSYVVSELPNPRHGDGDEESVRANETALGNLISDAQLEAALTADENTIMAMQNGGGIREPLDEGEVTVGELIEVQPFGNRLTLLELSGAELIEAFETSVYDVPEENGAFLHVSDGTRITFDSNEEPGERVVSIEIEVDGEYETINEDDMYTVATNHFTATGGDGFEVFANAYDDGRGTIVGFTDWEMLRDYMADLGDVEYEVEGRIIDHASDNDE; this is encoded by the coding sequence ATGAAGAATAAGGGATGGATTTCTTCGATCAGTGCGATTGGGTTAGCCTCTGTACTGATGGTAGGATGCAGCGATGATGAGAATCTAAGTAACGATGAAAACGAAGAACCAAACGAGGATGTAAACGAGAATGTCGATGGAGAGGATCATCAGGACGGGGAATCGTTTAGCCTAAACATTTTCCATACGAACGATATTCACGGTCGAACCGATATGTTCCCGCAAATGATAACCACATTAGATGAAGCGAAAGAAGAATTCGGTGACGGTATTCTTCTTGATGCCGGTGATGTATTCTCCGGTACACTTTATTTTAACGAATTCCGCGGGCAAGATGCGATTGAGTTTATGAATATGATGGAATACGATGCGTTTGTACCAGGTAACCACGAATTTGACCTCGGCGACCCTGAGGACGGTCACCCAGAATTGGTGGAATTCATTCAAGCTGCTAAGTTTCCGATTCTTGCAGCCAATATGGATTTTTCCGCAGATGAAGGCTTTGACGGAATGACTGGAGAAGGCATTCATCATGAAGCCGAGGGCGGTATGATCTACGATGGTATTGTCCTAGAGCATGACGGTGAACAAATTGGTATCTTTGGGCTTAACACTGAAGATACTGTCGACATCTCCAGTCCGACCGATGTGGCATTTAATGACTACGTCGAAGCTGCTCAGGAAATGGTTGACCAATTTGAAGCTGAAGGCATTAACAAAATTATCGCCTTAACGCACCTTGGCTACGACAGTGATCCGAGCGTGGGTAACGACCTCTTACTCGCTGAACAAGTCGAGGGAATCGATGTGATTATCGGCGGGCACAGTCACACCGCAGTAGAAGCTCCAACCTTAGTAACCGAAAATGAAAACGGGGAGGAAATGGAGCCGACAGTTGTTGGTCAAGCTGGCGAGTACGGGCAATTTATTGGCGTAATGAATGTAACCTTTGACGAAAACGGCGTTGTCATCGATTCCGCCGGTGAACTACTTGCCACTGAAGACCGTGATCCAGACCCTGATGCTTTAGAAATGCTCGAACCTTACACAAAAGAAATTGAGGAATTACAAAGTGAGGAAGCTGGTTCTTACGTAGTCAGTGAGCTGCCTAACCCTCGTCACGGAGATGGTGATGAAGAAAGCGTCCGTGCCAATGAAACAGCGCTTGGTAATTTAATCTCCGATGCTCAACTCGAGGCCGCACTAACCGCTGATGAAAACACGATTATGGCTATGCAAAACGGCGGCGGTATCCGTGAACCTCTTGACGAAGGTGAAGTCACTGTCGGAGAACTGATTGAAGTACAACCATTCGGCAACCGCCTTACGCTCCTCGAGCTATCCGGTGCTGAATTAATCGAAGCCTTTGAAACAAGCGTGTACGATGTCCCTGAAGAAAATGGCGCCTTCCTTCACGTCTCAGACGGCACCCGCATCACCTTTGATAGCAACGAAGAGCCAGGTGAACGTGTTGTCTCTATTGAAATCGAAGTAGACGGCGAATATGAAACAATAAATGAAGACGACATGTACACTGTAGCCACGAATCATTTTACTGCAACTGGTGGCGACGGCTTTGAGGTCTTCGCTAATGCATACGATGACGGCAGAGGTACAATCGTTGGCTTTACCGACTGGGAAATGCTTCGCGACTACATGGCTGACCTTGGAGATGTTGAGTACGAAGTTGAGGGCCGTATTATCGACCACGCTTCTGACAATGATGAATAA
- a CDS encoding nucleotidyltransferase domain-containing protein: MVILKAGYGLDPNGFIVSDVSKDKIDNVYVPCIRQSVDSLRNLFPNKLHSVYVYGSVARGEAIALKSDLDLIALFDDKLSSVNMAELKNLAGELSQKYRSMFRDVGIAVAYYEYTVDPSNYYENAFLKELCVCVYGDDLGERFGPYKLTSEIAMRFNGDICESLTRTLKKFKTASNEEIKIITPGFARKLIRTFYSMVMVRSKIWSTRLYEQSEVFIHHFPDKKSIILTLLKWIEEPPTDRETVYELFKREGEWACANFAHEANISY; encoded by the coding sequence ATGGTGATTTTAAAAGCTGGATACGGTCTAGACCCAAATGGATTTATTGTAAGCGATGTTAGTAAAGATAAAATTGACAATGTCTATGTGCCTTGCATTCGACAATCTGTCGACAGTCTTAGAAATTTGTTTCCTAATAAATTACACAGTGTTTATGTGTACGGTAGCGTCGCCAGAGGTGAAGCCATAGCTTTAAAATCAGATTTAGACCTTATCGCTCTGTTTGATGACAAACTGAGTTCCGTTAATATGGCTGAATTAAAGAACCTGGCTGGAGAACTGTCACAAAAGTATCGTTCTATGTTTCGTGATGTTGGTATTGCTGTTGCATATTACGAATATACGGTTGACCCCTCAAATTACTACGAAAATGCATTTCTTAAAGAACTCTGTGTTTGTGTATACGGAGACGATTTAGGGGAACGATTTGGTCCTTACAAACTTACATCAGAGATAGCCATGCGATTCAATGGAGATATTTGTGAGAGTCTTACTCGGACGTTAAAAAAGTTTAAAACAGCTTCAAACGAGGAGATTAAAATAATTACGCCAGGCTTCGCTCGTAAACTCATTCGAACATTCTATTCAATGGTGATGGTGCGTTCTAAGATTTGGTCGACACGACTTTACGAGCAATCAGAAGTCTTTATCCACCACTTTCCAGATAAAAAATCTATTATACTTACCCTGCTAAAATGGATAGAGGAACCACCAACGGACCGTGAGACTGTATATGAGTTGTTTAAGAGAGAGGGTGAGTGGGCTTGCGCGAACTTTGCACACGAAGCCAATATTTCTTATTGA
- a CDS encoding flavodoxin family protein, which produces MSIVVINGGSRKKGNTRVLTERAVRGLEANTINLADYIIKPVEDGRHSPEGFPDVKDDYREVINRMMHHDILVFATPIYWFSMTGTMKNFIDRWSQTMREPEYRNFRERMALKKAFVIAVGGASPRIKGLPLIQQFKHIFDFVHIPFEDYIIGHANKPGEIENDYQALVSADQLNVKLNNLTCKVKDKVLGYET; this is translated from the coding sequence ATGAGCATTGTGGTAATCAACGGTGGAAGTCGTAAAAAAGGGAATACAAGAGTTTTAACCGAACGTGCAGTCAGGGGGCTTGAGGCAAATACCATTAATTTGGCGGATTATATTATTAAACCCGTTGAAGATGGGCGGCACTCACCAGAGGGCTTTCCTGACGTGAAAGACGATTATCGAGAAGTAATTAATCGGATGATGCACCATGACATTCTTGTTTTTGCTACACCAATCTACTGGTTTAGCATGACAGGTACCATGAAAAACTTCATTGATCGTTGGTCTCAAACGATGAGGGAACCTGAATATCGTAACTTTCGCGAACGAATGGCATTGAAAAAAGCTTTTGTCATAGCCGTTGGAGGAGCTTCTCCAAGAATAAAAGGACTTCCCCTCATTCAACAATTCAAACACATTTTTGATTTTGTTCACATTCCTTTTGAAGACTATATTATTGGGCATGCGAACAAACCTGGGGAGATAGAAAACGATTATCAAGCTTTGGTTAGTGCGGATCAGTTAAATGTTAAATTGAATAATTTAACATGCAAAGTGAAAGATAAAGTTTTAGGTTATGAGACATAA
- a CDS encoding LysR family transcriptional regulator, with translation MDPKQLKTFLTAAETLNFTKTASILNFAQSSVTAQIKSLEESLGKPLFERLGKRLILTEAGQSFRVYAEKMVKLSDEARIAISGNQEPSGTLVIGAQESQCTYRLPPVLTEFKRLYPKVELIFKPAHSDQLAREQLMKGILDAAFIMDVPKPEEGLTIEELLKEEIKLVTSPDHPLAKKSEVILKDIEKETLLLTETGCSYRNLLEQSCQSAQVYPAHKIEFGSIEAIKQCAIAGLGIGVLPTMVVVEDLKKSKVVELNWKSDIPPIFTQIAWHKDKWLSPPLESFIELTMNILKNRI, from the coding sequence ATGGATCCAAAACAGCTAAAAACCTTTTTGACTGCTGCTGAAACCCTGAATTTCACAAAAACAGCGAGCATTTTGAACTTTGCTCAATCTAGTGTAACTGCTCAAATTAAATCACTGGAAGAAAGCTTGGGAAAACCACTGTTTGAGCGACTTGGGAAGCGATTGATATTAACGGAAGCTGGGCAAAGCTTTAGAGTATACGCTGAAAAAATGGTCAAACTTAGTGATGAAGCTAGAATAGCTATTAGTGGGAATCAAGAACCGTCTGGAACACTCGTTATCGGTGCACAAGAAAGCCAGTGTACTTATCGATTACCTCCAGTGCTAACGGAATTCAAACGACTCTATCCGAAGGTAGAACTGATCTTCAAACCTGCCCATTCGGATCAACTAGCCAGAGAACAGTTAATGAAAGGGATACTTGATGCAGCTTTTATTATGGATGTTCCAAAACCAGAAGAAGGGTTAACCATTGAGGAGTTACTGAAAGAGGAAATCAAGCTGGTAACAAGTCCTGATCACCCCTTAGCTAAAAAATCAGAGGTAATTTTAAAAGATATTGAAAAAGAGACACTACTATTAACCGAAACAGGGTGCTCCTATCGCAATCTTTTAGAACAGTCTTGTCAAAGTGCCCAAGTTTATCCAGCCCATAAAATTGAATTTGGAAGTATTGAAGCGATTAAACAGTGCGCTATAGCAGGATTGGGAATTGGAGTCCTTCCTACGATGGTAGTGGTAGAAGATCTGAAAAAGAGTAAAGTAGTAGAACTGAATTGGAAAAGTGATATTCCTCCTATTTTCACTCAAATTGCGTGGCATAAAGACAAATGGTTATCACCACCCTTAGAATCTTTCATTGAATTGACTATGAATATATTGAAAAATCGCATATAA
- a CDS encoding cysteine hydrolase family protein produces MNLANMSRTAVLIIDVQNAMFDKSNPIYDGERFLSNLQDLISKARTAKIPVFYVQHNDEEYVTGTPSWEIHSSITPNEGEVIIQKSTPDSFHETYLNEKLKEHEIEKILIAGNQTEYCIDTTSRRAFSLGYDVTLVKDAHRTWNSNTLSAQQIIDHHNEVLGNAFVTLKKTKEIQFFD; encoded by the coding sequence ATGAATTTAGCTAATATGTCCAGAACTGCTGTTTTAATTATTGACGTGCAAAATGCCATGTTTGACAAATCAAATCCAATCTATGACGGAGAACGGTTTCTTAGTAACCTTCAGGACTTAATAAGTAAGGCACGAACTGCAAAAATTCCTGTCTTTTATGTTCAACATAATGATGAAGAATACGTGACTGGAACCCCGTCATGGGAAATCCATTCTTCAATTACACCAAATGAGGGCGAGGTTATCATCCAAAAGTCCACACCTGATTCTTTTCATGAAACTTACCTCAATGAAAAACTTAAGGAACACGAGATCGAAAAGATACTAATTGCTGGCAACCAGACCGAGTATTGCATAGACACCACTAGCCGCCGTGCATTTAGTCTTGGCTATGATGTCACACTTGTTAAAGATGCCCACCGGACGTGGAATTCAAATACCTTAAGTGCCCAACAAATTATTGATCATCATAATGAAGTGTTGGGTAATGCATTTGTTACTCTTAAGAAAACGAAAGAGATTCAGTTTTTCGATTAG
- a CDS encoding class I SAM-dependent methyltransferase, whose protein sequence is MPKHDNLEEFRDGDLYDATNKLKSSEFEFFSNLARQYGSPILDVACGTGRLTIPLAEHGYDITGVDITPEMLETAKKKSTHLDGVQWIHADVRKLKLEQQFRMIYTTGNAFQGFLDRPSQEGLLQFVHSQLDKNGVFAFETRNPVLSRLLADQGKVVEREDSVDEKGNKISHTWERTYDPIHQLEHFKQTYKYWKNNHEVYKTVHTRIAIRYVFPQELKSLLYYNGFVLEDIYGHFDKSPLQDDSPLMVCICRKR, encoded by the coding sequence ATGCCTAAACACGATAATCTTGAAGAATTTCGCGACGGTGATTTGTATGATGCTACAAATAAATTGAAAAGTTCGGAATTCGAATTCTTCTCCAATCTTGCTCGTCAGTATGGAAGCCCAATTTTAGATGTTGCTTGCGGAACGGGCAGGCTGACCATTCCATTAGCAGAACACGGATATGATATAACGGGTGTTGATATTACGCCTGAAATGTTAGAGACAGCCAAGAAAAAATCAACACATTTAGATGGCGTTCAATGGATTCACGCGGACGTTCGAAAGCTCAAACTCGAACAGCAGTTTCGAATGATCTATACAACGGGAAACGCTTTTCAAGGCTTTTTGGACCGGCCATCCCAAGAAGGTTTATTACAGTTCGTGCACAGTCAGCTTGACAAAAATGGTGTTTTTGCATTTGAAACGCGAAACCCTGTACTTTCTCGGTTGTTAGCCGATCAAGGTAAAGTGGTGGAAAGAGAAGATAGTGTCGATGAAAAAGGAAATAAAATTAGCCACACTTGGGAACGCACCTATGATCCGATCCATCAGCTTGAGCACTTTAAGCAAACATACAAGTATTGGAAAAATAATCATGAAGTTTATAAAACGGTCCATACTCGCATTGCTATACGCTATGTCTTTCCTCAAGAGCTTAAAAGCTTGCTTTATTATAATGGCTTTGTATTGGAAGACATTTATGGTCATTTTGACAAAAGTCCGCTTCAAGATGATAGTCCACTAATGGTCTGCATTTGCAGAAAACGTTAA
- a CDS encoding NAD(P)/FAD-dependent oxidoreductase encodes MFENAIVIGGSIAGKIAAKALSESFRQVTIIEAGQEPTEKAPRKRVPQSYHPHVVLKGGEAAIEKLFPQITSELIEDGSTLTNFTGDLKWHHFGSWKKPFTGELIMVQQSQPMLDSHLQRRINHVSNITTRYETMSEQLLIDRQHNKVCGLRVRSLKTRTEEELSADLVVDASGFGSKSRSWLKTYGIEIKEERVGIQLFYASRLVRLKKEKRPDWYNLLISPSFPNNPYGAYIQTIEDDRFSVTFSGYVNERAPQTNEEFFSYAHKLPETDVLDFLKQAKPITDIKIHRIPYQVRRRFDLAKHIPGGFVVIGDAHCRFDPVFGQGISVAAMEAIELQRRVQHVTSLDQSFTKAYHKKISKIIATPWDMATTEALRHQNITGDRSLAQPMKQWYSKKVYELSASDPDIYIRLVRVMNLIRSPHHLFHPKVWLAMFKKKFS; translated from the coding sequence ATGTTTGAGAACGCGATTGTTATTGGCGGTAGTATTGCTGGAAAAATTGCTGCTAAAGCCTTGTCGGAGTCCTTTCGACAAGTGACCATCATCGAAGCAGGTCAAGAGCCGACAGAGAAAGCCCCTAGAAAAAGAGTCCCACAAAGCTACCATCCTCACGTCGTATTAAAAGGTGGAGAAGCAGCAATTGAGAAGCTGTTCCCACAAATTACTTCTGAATTAATAGAGGACGGCAGCACTTTAACGAATTTTACTGGTGATTTAAAATGGCATCATTTTGGATCCTGGAAAAAACCTTTTACAGGTGAACTAATCATGGTTCAACAAAGCCAACCGATGCTTGATTCGCATTTACAAAGACGCATTAATCACGTTTCCAATATTACAACTAGATACGAAACGATGTCAGAGCAGCTGCTAATAGACCGTCAGCACAATAAAGTTTGCGGTTTGCGAGTACGGTCTCTTAAAACAAGAACAGAAGAAGAGCTTTCTGCAGATCTAGTTGTTGATGCTAGTGGGTTTGGCTCCAAAAGTAGATCCTGGTTAAAAACCTATGGTATAGAGATTAAAGAGGAAAGGGTAGGGATTCAACTATTTTATGCTTCCAGATTAGTTCGTCTAAAAAAAGAAAAACGTCCAGACTGGTATAACCTCCTAATTTCTCCAAGTTTCCCTAATAATCCTTACGGCGCCTACATCCAAACCATTGAAGACGACCGTTTTTCCGTAACATTTAGTGGTTACGTTAATGAGCGTGCGCCACAAACAAATGAAGAATTTTTCTCTTATGCACATAAATTACCCGAAACAGATGTGCTTGATTTTCTCAAACAAGCCAAGCCGATTACAGATATAAAAATACATAGGATTCCTTATCAAGTACGTCGACGCTTCGACCTAGCAAAGCATATCCCAGGAGGGTTCGTGGTCATCGGAGACGCTCATTGCCGCTTTGACCCCGTGTTCGGACAAGGAATTTCTGTCGCTGCAATGGAAGCTATAGAGCTACAAAGACGGGTTCAACACGTGACGTCCCTCGACCAAAGCTTCACGAAAGCCTATCATAAAAAGATTTCAAAAATCATCGCAACACCATGGGACATGGCTACAACAGAAGCGCTTCGTCATCAAAATATAACAGGGGATAGATCGCTCGCACAGCCAATGAAACAGTGGTACAGCAAAAAGGTATATGAGCTCTCAGCCTCTGATCCGGACATTTATATCCGCTTGGTTAGAGTAATGAATTTAATTCGCTCCCCTCATCACCTTTTCCACCCAAAAGTATGGCTGGCCATGTTCAAAAAGAAATTTTCTTAA
- a CDS encoding sulfite exporter TauE/SafE family protein, whose translation MDTVFIFICIILVASILQTSTGFGFSIMATPFLLMIFLPHEAIQINIILSLIISMTLIFKIRKDIDFTILRRFTLGSIAGVPLGIFIFMSINNMNAFKLGVSIILLVLTLLLVGNFKVNSTKNRDFVVGGFSGFLTTSIGMPGPPLLLYFTGTNTEKEKLRATTLAFYLFIYFVSLIMQMIFIGTNKVIWESSLYAIPIVFLGLILGQIIFKWINQRVFRVLTYILLLFTGVYLLFDSLSLL comes from the coding sequence GTGGATACTGTCTTCATTTTTATTTGCATTATATTAGTGGCTTCTATATTACAAACAAGTACTGGATTTGGTTTTTCGATCATGGCGACACCGTTCTTACTCATGATCTTTTTACCGCATGAAGCGATACAAATTAATATTATTTTATCTTTGATTATCTCAATGACATTAATTTTTAAGATTAGAAAGGACATTGATTTTACCATATTAAGAAGATTTACTTTAGGGAGTATAGCTGGTGTACCCTTAGGTATTTTTATCTTTATGAGTATAAATAATATGAATGCTTTTAAATTAGGGGTTAGCATCATTCTCTTAGTATTAACGTTGCTATTGGTGGGTAATTTCAAGGTTAATTCTACTAAAAATAGGGACTTTGTAGTTGGGGGTTTTTCTGGGTTTTTAACTACAAGCATTGGGATGCCTGGTCCTCCATTATTGCTTTACTTTACTGGCACAAATACTGAAAAAGAGAAATTAAGAGCCACGACGTTAGCTTTTTATCTTTTTATTTATTTTGTAAGCCTTATAATGCAAATGATCTTTATTGGAACGAATAAAGTCATATGGGAATCCAGTCTATATGCGATTCCAATCGTCTTTTTGGGATTAATATTAGGTCAAATTATTTTTAAGTGGATTAATCAGCGGGTTTTTAGAGTGTTGACCTATATTCTTTTGCTGTTTACAGGGGTTTATCTCTTGTTTGATAGCTTGAGTTTGTTATAA